One window of Populus nigra chromosome 5, ddPopNigr1.1, whole genome shotgun sequence genomic DNA carries:
- the LOC133695261 gene encoding laccase-14-like has product LIRLVVPSFPNITQCPIQPGGKFSQRVIFSDEEGTLWWHAHSDWTRATVYGAIVIYPKKGTEYPFPAPHADVPIILGEWWKEDIFEIFDQFRASGADPNVSDAYTINGQPGDLYPCSKSDTFKLSVDYGKTYLLRLVNAALQDILFFSITDHQVTVVGTDASYIKPLKVDYVAISPGQTIDVLLEANQPLDHYYMAAKVYSSANGVQYDNTTTTAIVQYNGNYTPSSTPSLPYLPYFNDTTASVNFTGRLRSLADNKHPIHVPLSISTPLFFTVSVNRFTCANTSCGANQSRLAASVNNISFQTPTRMDILRAYYNQINGVYGDHFPDKPPLFFNFTADSTPLMIYETPSKGTEVKVLEYNSTVEIVFQGTNVAAGTDHPMHIHGTSFYVVGWGFGNFDKDKDPLRYNLVDPPLQNTIAVPKNGWSVIRFKATNPGVWFVHCHLERHLSWGMEMAFIIKNGRGKKAHMLPPPPYMPPC; this is encoded by the exons ttgatccggttagttgtcccgagttttccTAACATCACACAGTGTCCAATTCAACCAGGAGGAAAATTCAGTCAGAGGGTCATATTCTCTGACGAAGAAGGAACATTATGGTGGCATGCTCACAGTGACTGGACACGAGCAACTGTTTATGGTGCGATTGTCATATATCCCAAGAAAGGAACTGAATATCCTTTCCCTGCGCCTCATGCAGACGTGCCGATTATTCTAG GAGAGTGGTGGAAGGAGGACATATTTGAAATCTTTGATCAATTCCGTGCCTCGGGAGCAGACCCCAATGTCTCTGATGCTTACACGATCAATGGTCAACCCGGTGATCTTTATCCTTGCTCAAAATCGG ATACATTCAAGCTATCGGTGGACTATGGCAAGACTTACCTTCTTCGCCTAGTTAACGCTGCCCTTCAAgacattctttttttctccatCACCGATCATCAAGTCACGGTGGTCGGCACAGATGCCAGCTACATTAAACCACTGAAAGTTGATTATGTAGCAATATCACCTGGCCAAACCATTGATGTTTTATTAGAAGCAAACCAACCACTGGACCACTATTACATGGCTGCCAAAGTTTACTCTAGTGCCAATGGTGTGCAATATGACAACACAACAACCACAGCCATTGTCCAGTACAATGGCAACTACACTCCATCCTCCACTCCCTCATTGCCATACCTTCCTTATTTTAATGACACAACTGCATCGGTTAATTTCACTGGCCGTCTTAGAAGCTTAGCTGATAATAAGCATCCAATTCATGTCCCCTTGAGCATAAGCACTCCATTATTTTTCACTGTTTCTGTTAACAGATTTACGTGTGCAAACACTTCTTGTGGGGCGAACCAGTCAAGACTAGCTGCTAGTGTGAACAACATAAGCTTTCAGACACCTACACGTATGGATATACTAAGAGCttattataatcaaataaatggggtTTACGGTGATCACTTTCCTGATAAACCACCACTGTTCTTCAATTTCACTGCGGATTCTACCCCATTAATGATTTATGAGACACCTTCAAAAGGTACAGAAGTGAAAGTTCTCGAGTATAACTCGACGGTGGAGATTGTTTTTCAGGGGACAAATGTGGCTGCTGGCACTGATCATCCCATGCACATACATGGAACAAGCTTCTACGTTGTTGGTTGGGGATTTGGCAACTTCGACAAGGATAAAGACCCTTTGAGATACAATCTTGTTGACCCTCCTCTTCAAAATACCATTGCCGTTCCCAAAAATGGCTGGTCTGTCATAAGATTCAAGGCTACCAATCCTG GAGTATGGTTCGTGCACTGTCATCTGGAGCGTCATCTATCATGGGGTATGGAGATGGCATTCATAATCAAGAACGGTCGAGGCAAGAAAGCCCATATGCTACCACCACCTCCCTATATGCCACCGTGTTAA